GACAAAATAATTGATGAATAAAAAAGGAGTCTCTGTCTTTTCAGATATGTCAGGAAAAATGTTCAACTTCCCAATGCAAAGCAACAGAGCTTACGTGAAGCTGATTACAACACAGCGGGAGTTCAGGGCTTTAACCGTCTGCCACAGGTATCACTGACTGAAAGAACCCACTGTAACTGTAAAACAGTAGCATGAATGataattgattttattgttttttgtaataccTACAGGTCCTTTACAGACCTGAAAAGAGATCACAGCTTGTTCTCCATGTCCACGCCTACTCATGTCAATGATTTCCTGATTTTCTGGGATAATGCAAATAAGGAGATGGAGGCTCAtgtcagggaaaaaaaggcagaatatGGAGGGCGGGACTATAAGCTAAACATGTGGCACTCTATTTGTACAACATGGGACTCTGCATCTGGAATTGTACAGCTTTGGTTTAATGGACAGCCTTCAATCAGAAAATTCCTTAGCTCGGGATCAACCATCAGTGGAACTCCTATAATTATTTTGGGTCAGGTAAGGTTCTATTAATAATCAACACGGTGCCAATGTGGGATttattgtgtgttgtgtatgaatCTCTTTACAAAAATATAACTTGTACTATCTTTCAACCTTGGCAATCTCAACAGGAGCAGGATTCCCATGGTGGAGGATTTGATGCTAACCAGTCTTTGGTTGGTATGATGATGGATGTCCACATGTGGAACTATGTCCTTTCATCTTGTGAGATCCAGAAATATGTTGACGAGCTAAACTTCAGTCC
The sequence above is a segment of the Solea solea chromosome 13, fSolSol10.1, whole genome shotgun sequence genome. Coding sequences within it:
- the LOC131471400 gene encoding C-reactive protein-like, encoding MNLLLVLVMLTACAADPQDMSGKMFNFPMQSNRAYVKLITTQREFRALTVCHRSFTDLKRDHSLFSMSTPTHVNDFLIFWDNANKEMEAHVREKKAEYGGRDYKLNMWHSICTTWDSASGIVQLWFNGQPSIRKFLSSGSTISGTPIIILGQEQDSHGGGFDANQSLVGMMMDVHMWNYVLSSCEIQKYVDELNFSPGNVINWSALEYQIFDKVLVEDKVTTCH